Genomic DNA from Niabella ginsenosidivorans:
GGATGTTTAAAGCTAACCTCCATTTATTTTACGGAGCTGGTATCAGCAGAAATCAGCTCCTGGTACGCTGGTGGCGGAACCACCGGCAATGCCTTCAGCACCTTCAATGCCGCATCCAGCTTTTTATAGCTCCATTTACCGGCTATGGTGCCTTTTTTCAGCAGGTATAAAGTAGGATTGGTACGGGCGGCCATCCGGATCATCACCCGGTCGCCCGCTAACACTTCAAGCCCTTTAAAACCGGTTGCTGCGATCTCCTGCTTTACCACCGGTGCCAGGCTGCTGATGATATACAGGGGTACTTTCTTTTTTTCTGCCCAATGATAGACGGGTTCAAAACCGTTCTTCCATTTTTCTACAGGTGTGGAAGCATCTTCATGAAACAGCAACAGCACATAGTTTCCACCGAGTATCTCCTGTGTAACATTGATGCCCGCGCTGTTCTGAAAATCAAATCCCCTGATCTCCGGGATGTTGTTGGTGCCCTTGCGGATCACTTTATCATACCGGTCAATGAATTTATAGGTGCTGTCATTAAAATCGTCCGGAAAATGATCCGCATTAAATTCTAATTTTTTGCCCCCTTTTTCATATACAAACGTGATCTCTGTACTGTCCGGGATGCTGTTTGCAGGCACTTTTGTTTTATCAGGAATATAATTTCCCGTTTTAAAAGGAAGGCAATCCAGCACCGGAAGATAGTGCAGGGTATACCATTGAATACCGAAAGAAAGTAATGCCAGAACTACTAATACCGCATTGGTAACACTTTTTGAAAAGACCGGCTGGATGTATTGCCGGTTAAAGAAAAGGAACAGGATCAGGATCAATAATACCACATCCTTGGCAAAAGAGGCGCCTGAGCTGATAGGGATACAATCTCCAAAGCAGCCGCAGTTGCTGAATTTGCCGGATAAATAGGCATACCCTGTAAGAAACGTAAAGAACACGATCAGCAACAGCAGCAGCCAACTGATCAGTTTTTTCTTCCAGCCCAGCAGTAAGGCTACGCCTGCTATGATCTCAAATGCGATCATCAAAACGGACAGCGTAAGCGTGATGCCGTCCAGCGCGCTCATCTTCCACAGGTCAAAGAACTCCTGCATTTTATAGCTGAGCCCGATGGGGTCATTCGCTTTGATCAATCCCGAAAAAATAAATAATATACCAACAATAAACCTGCAACTATTTACCAAAGCCTTCATCATCTTCCGGTTTTATGATTGCGCCCCGCCCTGCAAAATCAGTGCAAAAACAGCATAGTTAATAATATCATTATAGTTTGCGTCTATCCCTTCACTGATCAGCGTTTTCTGGTCATTGCCCAGTATCTGCCGGATACGCTGCAGCTTCATCAGTATCAGGTCCACAAAGCTTTCCTGGCTCATGCTGCGCCAGGCTTCACCATAATCATGGTTCTTATTTTCCATCAGGTCTTTCGCCCGGGCAATGTATATATCATAATACTTTATCACCTCTTCTTCTTTCAATTCTTCCGGTGCTTCTTTAGGAAGCTCCAGCTGAATCAGCCCGATCACCGCGTAATTAATGATGCCCTTAAACTCCCCGGCAATATCATCTGCAATCTTTTGCTGTTGCTGCTCCTGGATAGTGCGGATCCGCTGCGCTTTAATATAGATCTGGTCTACAATAGATATCGTTCTCAGCACCCTCCATGCGGTGCCGTAATCTTTGTTTTTTTTGAGGAATATATCCTTACATTCATCAATAACCGCATCGTATTGCTTGCTTGTTCTATTCATAATTTTTATTACTGAATGTTGTTTTAAAGAGACGGCTTTAAAGGGTACCTTATACTTTAAACCCCGGCAACATGTTATCTTTACGCCCAAAAATAACAAACAAATCCTGATGTTGACCCTTAATTGCCGGGGAAAGTTCATTTCGTTGCAAAAGCCGCTTGTGATGGGCATTCTGAACATCACTACCGATTCTTTTTTTACAGGAAGCCGCCATAAGACCGATACAGCCCTGCTCAAGAAGGCAGAAGAGATGCTGAAATCCGGTGCTGCGATGCTGGACATCGGCGGTCAAAGCACCCGGCCGGGCAGTCAATTACTGTCTGCAGATGAAGAGGCCGGCGCCGCCATCCCTGCTGTAGCGTTATTGCACCGTTATTTTCCGGAAGCGATCCTTTCCATAGATACATTCTATGGCAAAGTAGCTATGGAAGCCGTTGCAGCCGGTGCTTCCCTTATCAATGATATCAGTGCCGGAACACTGGATGCCAACATGCTCACTACTGTTGCCTCTCTGAAGGTTCCTTATGTGCTGATGCACATGCAGGGAACCCCGCAAACCATGCAGACCCGCCCTCATTATGAAAATGTAACGCTGGAAGTTCTGGATTTTTTTATAAAAAAGACGGGGGCACTGAAGGCATTAGGGATCAATGACCTGATCATCGACCCCGGTTTTGGCTTTGGAAAAACCAACCGGCACAACTTTACATTGCTCAGGCACCTGCAGGTGTTTTCTATGCTTGGGTATCCGGTGCTGCTGGGTGTGAGCCGTAAAGGTACTATTTACAAGACCCTGGGTATAACGGCAGCAGAGGCGCTGAATGGCACTACTGTTTTAAATACCATAGGAACCCTTAACGGAGCATGCCTGCTGAGGGTGCATGATGTAAAAGAGGCTACAGAAGTGATCCGGCTTTATGAGCGCTATCAGAACAGCTAAGAAAATGCTCCGGCAGTGCTCAATTGCTGCTCCAGGTACGCCAGTGGCATTGCACCGCTTTGCCGCCATAGGATTTTACCGCCTTTGAACAATATAAAAGTAGGCACGCTCTGCACCTGATAGGCAGCAGCAGCCTGCGGACTCTGGTCAATATCTATCTTTATAATAGAAAGCTGATCTCCTACTTTAGCTTTCAGGTCATGCAGCACAGGAGCCATCATCTTGCAGGGCCCGCACCAGGTAGCCGTAAAGTCAACCAGAACAGGTTTTTCACCCTTTATTAAAGATTGAAATGTTTCCGCCATTTTTAATCTTTTTGTTTCTGTAAATATAGCCAACAATCAGGCCCGTTCAAAACCGGATTTTGCAAACAAAAACAGCTGCCAGAACGTGGCAGCCGTTTTATTCAGTAACAGGATCTTTTATTTTTTACTGTCTTTTGCAGCATCCGGCACGGCAGGTTGTGCAGTTGCCTGTGGAGCCTGTTGAGGCGGTGTGTCGGCTACCCGCATAATCTCTACCTCAAAATACAGCGGCTCATATTCCTTAAACGGGGAACCAGGCGGCGGATTTTTACCGTAGGCAAGGAACCCGGGTATATAAATCACTCCTTTGCCTCCCTCTTTAAATTGCTTTACCCCGTCATCAAATCCCGGTATAGAAGAACCGTCTGTACCAACCTGGGCCGTAAAAGAATCGGGGCCTATAAATACAGCATCCCCCTCTACTTTTTTACCGGTGTACCTGAGCGTTACAAACTTCCCGTCTGCCGCCTGCTTGCCTGTACCGGGTTGATCTATTTTTACAAAGGTTCCTAAAGCGGTTTTTGTAGCAGTAATATTTTTCTTCTTCAGATAGGCCTCCATTTCAGAAAGCTGTTTTTGCCTGCCTCCTGATTTTTCAAAAGCAATGGAGTCCTCTCTTTCCTTTTGTTCCATCCTTTTCTGGAACGCCTCTCCTTCTTTCTGGTAATCCAGTCTTGCCAGGCTGTCTGACTGGAACACGTCCAGCACTTTAAGGGTAAAGGTCAGTTGGTCTCCCTTCTTCATAAACGGAGGTAGCTGGGCTTCCTGGGCAATTCCCTTTTTAATAAGAGAATCCACATACAGGATCACAACAGCGCTATCTCCTTTTTTAAGGAATTTATAGATCTCATCAGGTGCATAAAACGGCTGACCCGGCAGCTGCTTTATATCCTGAACCTGGGCATAAAAAGGGATCCTGCTGTAAGTATCTTCCAACAGGGTATCCTTTGAACCGGAAAGCCTTACGGATTGATTCATTTTTAAAATAGCGCCTGTTTTTGTGGAATCTTTGCTGCTGCCTTCATAGATCCTGTACTTTAATCCACTGGAAGTGGTCTTAAAACCGGAATTCCGGCATGCAGCAAACGCTAGCACTGTTAAAAGCATCAACCCCTGTAATTGCAACTTTTTCATTGGATATGCCTCTGATTTTTATGCACAGTAGTTACTTTTTCTTTTGTTCTTTCACGTCTTTGCCGGCTGGTTGTGAAGCAGGCATTTGCGGCTGAGGCTGTGCGGGAGTATCGGCCACATCTGTAATTTCCACCTCAAAATACAAAGGCTCATACTCTTTAAAAGGTGAGCCGGGAGGAGGATTTTTACCATAGGCAAGGAACCCGGGTATATAGATCACTCCTTTTCCGCCTTTTTTAAATTGCTTCAGGCCATCTTCAAAACCGGGAATACTGCCCTGCTGACCAATAGGAACTGTAAAGCTGCTTGCCTGGAAGGAACTATCCGTTTGTAAATGTTTTCCGTTATATTTAACCGTTACAAATTTGCCATCTGTAACAGGCGTGCCATCTCCCGGGTTATCTATTTTTACAAAAGTGCCCAGGGCTGTTTTTGTGGCAGTAATATTTTTCTTCGTTAAATAGTCCTGGACATCAGCAATTTGTTTTTGTTTGGCGCCTGATTTTTCAAAGGCAATTGAATCCGCCTTTTGCTTGGCTTCAGCCTTTTTCTGGTAAGCCATTCCCTCTTTCTGGCGGTCGAGCATTGCCAGGCTGTCATTTTTAAATACATCCAGCACCTTAAATGTAAAGATGAACTTGTCGCTCTTTTTTATAAAGGAAGGCAGTTGTGCTTCCTGGGTCAGTCCTTTTTTAATAAGCGAATCCACAAACATAACGATAACAGCACTATCCCCTTTTTTCAATTTAGGCAGTACTTCCATAGGGCTGTAATTGCCCTGGCCCGGAGGAACCGGCTGCACGGGCATATATTCAGGCATTGTTTCATAGGAATTGTACAATACGGTATCTTTTGAGCCTGAAATTTTTTGTATAACATTAAATTTCAGGACTTCGCCCATCTTAGCAGAGTCTTTGCTTCCCCCATCATAGATTATATACTTCAGCCCACTTGGGGTGGTCTTGTATTCTGCATTTTTGCAAGCTGTAAAAGCAGCGGCTGCAAGTACCACCAGGCCCAATGTTTTAAATTGTTTCATTGTTGTTTTTGTGTTATTTTATTGTAATAATTGTTCGTTTTCCTTTAATGCGGTTTTGAACTGCAGAATCGTTTCCTGGAGCGATTCTTTTGTACCACCCCCGGATGCATTAAAATGGCCGCCCCCGTTAAAGTATTTGCGGGCAAAGCTGTTGCAATCAAAAGTATCTTTACTCCGGAAGCTCCATTTCCGCTCTTCATCCCTGTCTATAACCAGGGCCGCCAGTTTGATCCCCTGCACAGATAGCGGGAAGTTCACGAGCCCTTCCGTATCACCTGTTTTTATTTCATATTTTAACAGGTCGTATTTGGGTATTGCAATTAATGCGGCATTATATTCATAAAAGAACTCCAGCCGGTGCAGGAATGCATTTCCCATAAAACGCAGGCGGTTTTCAAGAAAATTATCAAACAGCTGGCTGTGGATCTCTGTATGCCGGATGCCCTGCTCCATCAGCCTGGCTGCCATGCGATGCACGGCCGGCGTGGTAGCCTGAAAACGGAAAGACCCGGTATCTGCAACAACGCCTGCATATAAACAGGTGCTGATATCAATATCCAGCATGGCTTCATGACCTGCATCCTTAATAAAATCATAGACCATTTCACAGGTCGAGCTCTTATTAACATTACTGATCCCAAAATCAAAGGATCGGGCGTCCGGCTCCTGGTGATGATCAATCAATACTTTGATGCATGTTGCCTCATACAGATCCGCAGCAAAATTTTTAGTGCGGTGAAATACATTAAAATCCAGGCAAAAGAGATAGTCTGCAGCCGATAACAGCGGGCGAACCTTTTCTTTTTCCCGGTCATAGTTGAGCACTTCCGCCACGCCCGGCATCCAGTTCAGCCAGTTAGCCCAGTTAGTGGGCGAAACAACCGTAACCGAATGCCCCAGCTTTTTCAGGTAATGGTACAAACCTAACACAGAGCCCATTGCATCCGCATCAGGTTTCTGATGCATAGTGATGAGCACTTTTGCGGGTTGTTGTAATAAAGGATATATGTCTGCTATCGGCTTCAACGGGCGCAAAAATAGGTAAAACTACGCTTTTAGATCGACGAATTTTCCTAAATTTGCACCCCAAATTAAATATTTAACCCAATATGAGTAATCGTACTTTTACCATGATCAAGCCTGATGCCATGAAAAACGGGCATGCAGGCGTGATTATTGACCGCTTTATTAAAGAGGGCTATAAAATTGTAGCTTTGAAGGTCACCAGGCTCTCTGCTGAAAAAGCGGGTGAATTTTATGCTATACATAAGGAACGCCCCTTTTATGGAGAGCTGGTTCAGTTCATGAGCAGCGGTCCAATTGTTGCGGCCATTCTTGAAAAAGAAAACGCCGTGGCTTCTTTCCGGGAACTGATCGGCGCTACAGACCCTGCCAAAGCTGCTGAAGGAACCATCCGCAAGCTGTACGCGACTTCTTTAGGAGAAAACGCGGTGCATGGCAGTGACAGCGACGAAAACGCTAAAATTGAAGGAGATTTCTTCTTTAGCGGTTTGGAAAGAGTTTTATAATAAGAATACCTATTTCATAAAAAAACCGGCAAATGCCGGTTTTTTTTGTGAGATTACGAATTCGTAACTAATCCGGAATTACAGCTGATGACAGCACCATACCCTGTGGTAACGGGCGATGGAGCGTTTTCTGCGCCACATTTCTTTCATGTACCATTGTCTGATGGTAAAAAAGGAATAACAATGAAGGAATTGCCGTTATAAATAACAACAACAAAATGGAAAAAACGCGTTTCATAAAGTAAGTTTTTTAAATAGTTAACGTAGGATATTAAAATTTCGCAACAAAACAACAAAGAAAGTGTTAAGTTGCTGTTTACGGATTATTGTTATTTAATTAAATTTCTTAAACGGGACCTGGATTTATTAAATACGTTCCGTCCAAGATCAATGCCTTTTCTCCGCTCCTTCTGTTCCTCTTCCGGCAGGTGAATAAACTCCTGGCAATTGACACTGCAACACCCGTCATATTGTTTCCTGCACTCTTCACATTGTATGAACAACAGATGACAGGCGTCATTGGCACAATTCACATGTGTATCTGCCGGCTTGCCGCATTGATGACAACGTGCAATCACCTCATCAGTTACCCGCTCGCCGAGCCGTTGATCAAATACAAAATTCTTGCCATGAAATTTATTTTTGATCCCTTTTTCTTTTACCTGGTTTACATAATTAATAATGCCCCCTTCCAGGTGATATACATTTTTAAATCCTTTATGCAGCAAGTAGGCAGAAGCTTTCTCACAACGGATCCCCCCGGTACAGTACATAATGATATTTTTATCAATATGTTCCTGCATCATATCTACAGCCATAGGCAACTGGTCACGGAATGTATCACTGGGCACTTCAATAGCCTTCTCAAAATGCCCCACCTCGTATTCGTAATGATTGCGCATATCAATGACGATGGTGTCTGAAAGTTCTGTTAAACTGTTGAATTCCTGTGCATTTACATACTTTCCTTTTTTGGACATATCAAAACCGGGATCGTTTATTCCATCTGCAACAATTTTTTCCCGCACCTTTATATCCAGCACATAAAAGGATTTGCCATCATCATCTACTGCTATATTCAACCGCAGGTCTTCCGGAAGCTGATGGGCATAAAGCGCCTGCTTTAATTGCTCAAAATTGCCGGCAGGTACGCTGATCTGTGCATTTATACCTTCATTTGCAATGTAGATGCGCCCCAGTACACCAATAACCGACAACGCTTTATACAATTGATTCCGGTAGCTTACTGGTTCGTCAATTTTAAAATAATGATAAAAGGAAAGCGTTGTTCTGGGCGTAGTATCCTTTAAAATACGCTCTTTCAGCTCCTTTCTGGAAACACGGTTGTGTAAGGCCATGGTTTTTTGAAATTTGAATTACGCAAGCGTAATAATTAAATAATAATTGGACAGTTGCAGGCTGCACCAAATTTCGGCTGCAAAAGTACGGAAACAATGGCAGACTACCAACCCGATGGGTGAACCAGGATAAAATAAAACTAAAAAAATAGTTGTTAAACTAAGTTATTAGTTCTACCTTGCTGTCAAATTCCAATTTTTTATGAAACAACTGACGAAAGCAGAAGAACAGATCATGCAGGCTTTATGGCAAAAAGGCCCTATGTTTTTAAGAGAGATCCTGGAACTGCTGCCCCCGCCCAAACCCCATCAGAATACGGTGGCCACAATTTTGAAGATACTGGTAGAAAAAGAGTTTGTAACAGTAAACGTTTTTGGGCGCCAGCATCAGTATGTGCCGGCAGTAACCAAGGAAGCTTATTCCAAAAGAACCATAAAGCAGATGGTAAAAGGATATTTTGAAGGTTCCTTCAGCAACATTGTTTCCTTTATGGTAAAGGAGAATAATCTGAGCATAGAAGAATTAGAGACCCTGTTACAGCAAATAAAAGACCAGAAAAATGCCAAAAATAATCCCCTGCAAAAATCTACAAAATAATTGGTACGATTTCAAATAACCGGTAAATAATGCTTTTATGAAAACGATTGTTCCTTATCTGTTACAGGTATTTCTTTGCTCCGGGCTGCTTTATAGCTATTACCTTATTTTCTTAAAAAACAAAAAGTTTCATGGTTTTAACCGCGCCTTTCTGTTAAGCAGTTTCGTCATCAGCCTGGCAGTACCGCTTATAAAAATACCCTATTATATCTCTATAACAAAAGAAACAGGTGCAGGAGTGAAAGCGTTGGTAAAATACAACGAATTGCTGTTGCCGGAAGTGGTTGTAACGGCAACCGGGAAAACTGAATCTGGCTGGGGCCAATTCCTGTTTGTCATATATATATCCATCACCTTATTAATACTACTAAAAATTATTGCAGGCGTTATTGATCTTTTAAAACAGCGCTTACGCAATAACTCACAAAAATGGCAGCACATCCGGGTTATAGAAACAGGAGATCCATCGGCGCCCTATTCCTTTTTTAACTGGCTCTTCTGGAGCAGGAATATTGATGAAAACTCAGAACGCGGAAAAAAGATCCTGCAACATGAAATATATCATATACAACAACTGCACAGTATTGATAACATCCTTACAGAACTGATCACCGCGATGGTATGGATCAACCCGTTTTTCTGGCTGATCAAAAATGAGCTGAAAGCCGTGCATGAATTTTCTGCCGATGCATTTGCCAGCCGTAACAGCGGCACACTTGTATATGCCGAAATTCTTGTAACCGAAGCTATCAGGCAGAAACACAAACCACTTGTAAATTCTTTTTTTAACAACCAACTCAAAAGAAGAATCAACCTGTTAACAAAAACAACAGATA
This window encodes:
- a CDS encoding DUF1599 domain-containing protein is translated as MNRTSKQYDAVIDECKDIFLKKNKDYGTAWRVLRTISIVDQIYIKAQRIRTIQEQQQQKIADDIAGEFKGIINYAVIGLIQLELPKEAPEELKEEEVIKYYDIYIARAKDLMENKNHDYGEAWRSMSQESFVDLILMKLQRIRQILGNDQKTLISEGIDANYNDIINYAVFALILQGGAQS
- a CDS encoding FKBP-type peptidyl-prolyl cis-trans isomerase translates to MKQFKTLGLVVLAAAAFTACKNAEYKTTPSGLKYIIYDGGSKDSAKMGEVLKFNVIQKISGSKDTVLYNSYETMPEYMPVQPVPPGQGNYSPMEVLPKLKKGDSAVIVMFVDSLIKKGLTQEAQLPSFIKKSDKFIFTFKVLDVFKNDSLAMLDRQKEGMAYQKKAEAKQKADSIAFEKSGAKQKQIADVQDYLTKKNITATKTALGTFVKIDNPGDGTPVTDGKFVTVKYNGKHLQTDSSFQASSFTVPIGQQGSIPGFEDGLKQFKKGGKGVIYIPGFLAYGKNPPPGSPFKEYEPLYFEVEITDVADTPAQPQPQMPASQPAGKDVKEQKKK
- a CDS encoding BlaI/MecI/CopY family transcriptional regulator, which codes for MKQLTKAEEQIMQALWQKGPMFLREILELLPPPKPHQNTVATILKILVEKEFVTVNVFGRQHQYVPAVTKEAYSKRTIKQMVKGYFEGSFSNIVSFMVKENNLSIEELETLLQQIKDQKNAKNNPLQKSTK
- a CDS encoding DHH family phosphoesterase, encoding MHQKPDADAMGSVLGLYHYLKKLGHSVTVVSPTNWANWLNWMPGVAEVLNYDREKEKVRPLLSAADYLFCLDFNVFHRTKNFAADLYEATCIKVLIDHHQEPDARSFDFGISNVNKSSTCEMVYDFIKDAGHEAMLDIDISTCLYAGVVADTGSFRFQATTPAVHRMAARLMEQGIRHTEIHSQLFDNFLENRLRFMGNAFLHRLEFFYEYNAALIAIPKYDLLKYEIKTGDTEGLVNFPLSVQGIKLAALVIDRDEERKWSFRSKDTFDCNSFARKYFNGGGHFNASGGGTKESLQETILQFKTALKENEQLLQ
- the trxA gene encoding thioredoxin encodes the protein MAETFQSLIKGEKPVLVDFTATWCGPCKMMAPVLHDLKAKVGDQLSIIKIDIDQSPQAAAAYQVQSVPTFILFKGGKILWRQSGAMPLAYLEQQLSTAGAFS
- a CDS encoding FKBP-type peptidyl-prolyl cis-trans isomerase, which translates into the protein MKKLQLQGLMLLTVLAFAACRNSGFKTTSSGLKYRIYEGSSKDSTKTGAILKMNQSVRLSGSKDTLLEDTYSRIPFYAQVQDIKQLPGQPFYAPDEIYKFLKKGDSAVVILYVDSLIKKGIAQEAQLPPFMKKGDQLTFTLKVLDVFQSDSLARLDYQKEGEAFQKRMEQKEREDSIAFEKSGGRQKQLSEMEAYLKKKNITATKTALGTFVKIDQPGTGKQAADGKFVTLRYTGKKVEGDAVFIGPDSFTAQVGTDGSSIPGFDDGVKQFKEGGKGVIYIPGFLAYGKNPPPGSPFKEYEPLYFEVEIMRVADTPPQQAPQATAQPAVPDAAKDSKK
- a CDS encoding nucleoside-diphosphate kinase: MSNRTFTMIKPDAMKNGHAGVIIDRFIKEGYKIVALKVTRLSAEKAGEFYAIHKERPFYGELVQFMSSGPIVAAILEKENAVASFRELIGATDPAKAAEGTIRKLYATSLGENAVHGSDSDENAKIEGDFFFSGLERVL
- a CDS encoding M56 family metallopeptidase, whose translation is MKTIVPYLLQVFLCSGLLYSYYLIFLKNKKFHGFNRAFLLSSFVISLAVPLIKIPYYISITKETGAGVKALVKYNELLLPEVVVTATGKTESGWGQFLFVIYISITLLILLKIIAGVIDLLKQRLRNNSQKWQHIRVIETGDPSAPYSFFNWLFWSRNIDENSERGKKILQHEIYHIQQLHSIDNILTELITAMVWINPFFWLIKNELKAVHEFSADAFASRNSGTLVYAEILVTEAIRQKHKPLVNSFFNNQLKRRINLLTKTTDNNPHRFRQWMAVPLFLMISVLFIVSCQQADHKLQQTADSITTNPVAKIPDSSATGSGKILTGSTVTLKDTPTIEVKKFGPPKVEKKEPEIFTKVDKDAEYSGNWSRFLQQHLRGEVPVDNGAAPGNYLVIAQFVVDVNGNVSDVKLIKDPGFGMGKETIRVIKQSGKWKPAMMKGKPVKAYRKQPITFQVQEM
- a CDS encoding BT_3928 family protein, whose protein sequence is MMKALVNSCRFIVGILFIFSGLIKANDPIGLSYKMQEFFDLWKMSALDGITLTLSVLMIAFEIIAGVALLLGWKKKLISWLLLLLIVFFTFLTGYAYLSGKFSNCGCFGDCIPISSGASFAKDVVLLILILFLFFNRQYIQPVFSKSVTNAVLVVLALLSFGIQWYTLHYLPVLDCLPFKTGNYIPDKTKVPANSIPDSTEITFVYEKGGKKLEFNADHFPDDFNDSTYKFIDRYDKVIRKGTNNIPEIRGFDFQNSAGINVTQEILGGNYVLLLFHEDASTPVEKWKNGFEPVYHWAEKKKVPLYIISSLAPVVKQEIAATGFKGLEVLAGDRVMIRMAARTNPTLYLLKKGTIAGKWSYKKLDAALKVLKALPVVPPPAYQELISADTSSVK
- the folP gene encoding dihydropteroate synthase, translated to MLTLNCRGKFISLQKPLVMGILNITTDSFFTGSRHKTDTALLKKAEEMLKSGAAMLDIGGQSTRPGSQLLSADEEAGAAIPAVALLHRYFPEAILSIDTFYGKVAMEAVAAGASLINDISAGTLDANMLTTVASLKVPYVLMHMQGTPQTMQTRPHYENVTLEVLDFFIKKTGALKALGINDLIIDPGFGFGKTNRHNFTLLRHLQVFSMLGYPVLLGVSRKGTIYKTLGITAAEALNGTTVLNTIGTLNGACLLRVHDVKEATEVIRLYERYQNS
- the trhO gene encoding oxygen-dependent tRNA uridine(34) hydroxylase TrhO, encoding MALHNRVSRKELKERILKDTTPRTTLSFYHYFKIDEPVSYRNQLYKALSVIGVLGRIYIANEGINAQISVPAGNFEQLKQALYAHQLPEDLRLNIAVDDDGKSFYVLDIKVREKIVADGINDPGFDMSKKGKYVNAQEFNSLTELSDTIVIDMRNHYEYEVGHFEKAIEVPSDTFRDQLPMAVDMMQEHIDKNIIMYCTGGIRCEKASAYLLHKGFKNVYHLEGGIINYVNQVKEKGIKNKFHGKNFVFDQRLGERVTDEVIARCHQCGKPADTHVNCANDACHLLFIQCEECRKQYDGCCSVNCQEFIHLPEEEQKERRKGIDLGRNVFNKSRSRLRNLIK